From a single Sinorhizobium sp. RAC02 genomic region:
- a CDS encoding TlyA family RNA methyltransferase produces the protein MSQPVETIRLDQLLLNAGLVASRSRARDAISRGTVRVNGRVVTKPSSTFPASAVIEIDDPAQAYVSRAALKLKAALDAFGLDPTGLDCLDIGASTGGFTDILLERGAAHVIAVDVGHDQLHPRLRADERITNYEGLNARVLEEDHLEDRTIGAVVSDVSFISLKLALPPALTFAEPGAFCVLLVKPQFEAGREAISKAGLLKDPDSAPAVAAELERWLTEDMGWQSLGLIPSPITGGDGNVEFLLGGRKP, from the coding sequence ATGTCCCAACCTGTAGAAACCATCCGCCTCGACCAGCTCCTGCTGAATGCCGGCCTCGTTGCCAGCCGTTCGCGGGCGCGCGATGCAATTTCGCGCGGCACCGTGCGTGTCAACGGCCGCGTCGTCACCAAGCCAAGCTCCACCTTCCCCGCCTCCGCCGTCATCGAGATCGACGATCCCGCCCAGGCCTATGTCTCGCGCGCGGCGCTGAAGCTGAAGGCTGCGCTCGACGCATTCGGGCTTGATCCCACAGGCCTCGACTGTCTCGACATCGGCGCCTCGACGGGCGGCTTCACGGATATCCTGCTGGAGCGCGGTGCTGCGCATGTCATCGCGGTCGATGTCGGCCATGATCAGCTTCACCCGCGGCTGCGGGCCGACGAGCGCATCACCAATTACGAAGGCCTGAACGCCCGCGTGCTCGAGGAAGACCATCTCGAAGACCGCACGATCGGCGCGGTCGTCTCCGACGTCTCCTTCATCTCGCTGAAGCTGGCGCTGCCGCCGGCCCTGACCTTCGCCGAACCGGGCGCTTTCTGCGTGCTGCTCGTCAAGCCGCAGTTCGAGGCCGGCCGCGAGGCGATCAGCAAGGCGGGGCTTCTCAAGGATCCGGACAGCGCGCCGGCGGTTGCGGCCGAGCTGGAACGCTGGCTCACGGAAGACATGGGCTGGCAGAGCCTCGGCCTCATCCCCTCGCCCATTACCGGCGGTGACGGCAATGTCGAGTTCCTTCTCGGAGGCCGCAAGCCATGA
- a CDS encoding class I SAM-dependent RNA methyltransferase — MTTETLTIARLGSGGDGIAETTDGPVYVPFTLPGETVAVARVKSHGTIMSMSVTSPDRVEPPCVHFGPDGKNGTCGGCTLQHAGDALYHDFKRNLVVQALKSKGLTPEVAPLVIARPGERRRVVFTARKTEKGVLLGFNQAGSHHIVSIDHCPISSDGIISQLEAIRRVAGAIATSAEPFRVTVLETAPGLDLAFEGVKKVGDKERRAVTECVLSLRSIARVSSDGEILIEPQKPEIDFAGVRVSPPAGGFTQATKPAEDAMSELVLAALGKAKRVADLFAGSGTFALRIARQAKVHAVEGEEKALKALDHAARNTQGLKPVTVERRDLFRRPLMASELKVYDAVVFDPPRAGAEDQCKELARSGVKTIVAVSCNPVSLARDLAILTAAGYRIRIVTPIDQFLWSAHVEAVAVLQK; from the coding sequence ATGACGACGGAGACGCTCACCATCGCCCGTCTCGGCAGTGGCGGCGACGGGATAGCCGAGACGACGGACGGTCCGGTCTATGTGCCCTTCACCCTGCCCGGCGAGACGGTCGCCGTCGCCCGCGTGAAGAGCCACGGCACCATCATGTCCATGTCAGTCACCTCGCCCGACCGGGTCGAGCCGCCCTGCGTGCATTTCGGCCCTGATGGCAAGAACGGCACCTGCGGCGGCTGCACCTTGCAGCATGCGGGCGATGCGCTCTATCACGATTTCAAGCGTAACCTCGTCGTGCAGGCCCTCAAGTCGAAGGGCCTGACACCGGAAGTGGCGCCGCTGGTCATTGCCCGCCCGGGCGAACGCCGCCGCGTCGTCTTCACCGCGCGCAAGACGGAAAAAGGCGTGCTGCTCGGCTTCAACCAGGCCGGCAGCCATCATATCGTCTCGATCGACCACTGTCCGATCAGCAGTGACGGCATCATCTCCCAGCTCGAGGCAATCCGCCGGGTCGCCGGCGCCATCGCGACCTCGGCCGAGCCGTTCCGCGTGACCGTGCTTGAAACCGCCCCCGGCCTCGACCTCGCCTTCGAAGGCGTGAAGAAGGTGGGAGACAAGGAGCGCCGCGCCGTCACCGAATGCGTGCTCTCGCTGCGCAGCATCGCGCGCGTTTCCAGCGACGGTGAAATCCTCATCGAGCCCCAGAAACCGGAGATCGATTTCGCCGGAGTGCGCGTCTCGCCGCCCGCTGGCGGTTTCACGCAGGCGACGAAGCCCGCCGAGGATGCCATGTCCGAACTGGTGCTGGCGGCCCTCGGCAAGGCCAAGCGCGTTGCCGACCTGTTCGCCGGCTCCGGCACGTTTGCCTTGCGCATCGCCCGGCAGGCCAAGGTGCATGCGGTGGAAGGCGAGGAGAAGGCGCTGAAGGCGCTGGATCATGCTGCCCGCAACACGCAGGGCCTGAAGCCCGTGACGGTGGAAAGGCGCGACCTCTTCCGCCGACCGCTGATGGCCTCAGAACTGAAGGTCTACGACGCCGTCGTGTTCGATCCGCCGCGCGCGGGGGCGGAAGACCAGTGCAAGGAACTCGCCCGGTCCGGCGTGAAGACCATCGTCGCCGTGTCGTGCAATCCCGTCAGCCTTGCCCGCGACCTCGCGATCCTGACGGCCGCCGGCTACCGCATTCGTATCGTGACGCCAATCGACCAGTTCCTCTGGTCGGCCCATGTCGAGGCCGTGGCGGTGCTGCAGAAGTAA
- a CDS encoding TetR/AcrR family transcriptional regulator C-terminal domain-containing protein: protein MTTKRSGARGKGFQPAEATPQPAQEPRTEPPLSLDRIVATAVDLLDAEGIEGLKMRRLADRLGAGAMSLYWHVDNKEKVFDLALDSVLDYRGPAQLADTQDWRGDVVHMLEDWRASMLRHPWSASLLPRRALGPNILARLELLSKALSAAGVAETDLNAAIWSLWNYVMGATITRASFNLSDDDKAAAQQRLTRLGEQYPTIERSRLLLDNDWDGAFRKGLDFLLDGLVPRP, encoded by the coding sequence ATGACAACCAAACGCAGCGGCGCTCGGGGCAAGGGATTTCAACCGGCAGAGGCGACACCGCAGCCCGCGCAGGAACCGCGCACTGAACCGCCTCTCTCCCTGGACCGGATCGTGGCGACCGCGGTCGACCTGCTGGACGCCGAAGGCATCGAGGGCTTGAAAATGCGCCGCCTGGCCGATCGCCTCGGCGCAGGCGCGATGAGCCTCTATTGGCACGTCGACAACAAGGAGAAGGTTTTCGATCTGGCGCTCGATTCGGTGCTGGATTATCGCGGGCCGGCGCAACTGGCCGACACACAAGACTGGCGCGGCGATGTCGTTCACATGCTGGAAGACTGGCGCGCCAGCATGCTGCGCCATCCCTGGTCGGCATCGCTGCTGCCGCGCCGGGCACTTGGCCCGAACATCCTCGCTCGACTGGAATTGCTGAGCAAAGCCTTGTCCGCGGCCGGTGTCGCGGAGACAGACCTGAACGCCGCGATATGGTCGCTCTGGAACTATGTGATGGGCGCCACCATCACCCGGGCGAGCTTCAACCTTTCGGACGACGACAAGGCCGCCGCGCAGCAGCGCCTGACACGTCTCGGCGAACAGTACCCGACGATCGAACGCTCGCGTCTGCTGTTGGATAACGATTGGGACGGCGCTTTCCGAAAAGGCCTCGACTTCCTGCTCGACGGCCTCGTTCCAAGGCCCTGA
- a CDS encoding RidA family protein encodes MSRTIRQLLIGGLLIMTTGISTTATASDLKLTIVNPQNLYDPTPNGYSTAVIVPGNARIAYISGQGGQDSTGALSPDFAVQVQQAYANLRTALDALGAKPDQVAKLTVFVVDHDMSKLEVLTRNVKEMFGAALPAQTLIPVPKLAIDPMLFEVEAVVVLE; translated from the coding sequence ATGTCACGCACAATCAGGCAGCTGCTTATCGGAGGGCTACTCATCATGACCACGGGCATTTCCACGACGGCGACAGCGAGTGATCTCAAGCTGACCATCGTCAATCCGCAAAACCTCTACGATCCGACGCCGAATGGCTACAGCACGGCGGTGATCGTGCCCGGCAACGCCCGGATCGCCTATATTTCAGGACAGGGCGGCCAGGACAGCACCGGCGCTTTGTCGCCGGACTTTGCCGTCCAGGTTCAGCAGGCCTACGCGAACCTGCGCACTGCCCTCGACGCGCTGGGCGCAAAGCCGGATCAGGTCGCCAAGCTCACGGTCTTTGTCGTCGATCACGACATGTCCAAGCTTGAGGTGCTGACCAGAAACGTCAAGGAGATGTTCGGTGCGGCGCTGCCAGCACAGACACTGATCCCCGTTCCCAAACTTGCGATCGACCCCATGCTCTTCGAGGTCGAGGCCGTCGTCGTCCTGGAGTAA